AACAAAACTTTTAAgtgatctataatttttttagCATTATTCATAACTCTTGCATTTATGTACAAATCAATACAAACTAACACGAATATATCCAATAGTCCCAGCCGATGGGAGCAAAAATAtggaatattttgatattttttttcatcGATCATCTGAATGTATGTGTATATCAACAACTTACAAAAACGATGTAGTGAATATGTGAAAGTACACTATGATGATCCAAATACCTCTAATACGCAATAAATTATTAGCTAGCCATTGTAAATTAACGATGAATTCTTTCTTATGTTAAGTTACGTCGAATTAGATTAGATGATTCAATTATTTCTTCACGAGTCAAATGCGCTGAATTCATATTAAATTTCAGAAcgaatttttcatgttttttctttaaattttgggGGATGGGGTGGGCACCAATTTCAGAAGGTAGAGcccaaattaattaattaaagttgcATTATGTGAGCCTGTGAGGCAGACTGAGTCTTGCTGTCATCGTTGACAAATTAGCTTCTTGTACAATGCCCAATTGTTACTAGTATTTAATACCATTCGCTTTCTACCTATAAAGATTCGTCCCAACGAAGTGACTGATAAGTAATCTCATCTTCGATTCGCATCAAAAAAGCAAAAAGGGTGAAAGTTTCTAAAGAGTGATTGAAAAAACAGGTGAGTGAAagcaattaaaatttttataaatttaattaaaatgagCAAGATTACATTTTAAAAGGTTATTTTAAACTCTTTTGCGAactttaaatatggttttagCCATTATTGATAACCACGTCTACTCATGCAATAATTAAGGGAATAAACCGTTCCTTAATAAGAGTTCTCATATTTGAGCTCTAACActattgaatttgaattaatgGGAGCTCCAAAACGAATATCAAATATAAATtggaaaactaaaaaagaaaaaacgaaTGACTTCATGCATCAGCTTGGAGAAAGGATGAATGTCAAATCATTTTCTAACATGTAGCAATAATGTCTAGCTGTAATGACTATTCCTCTTTCATTTAGTTATATAACtaactaattaaggtaataaCAGTTTAAAAATGTGAAAACTAAAAGGATAAAGgtgaatgttaatgatttttaagtaaaaaactccgttgatttttatcaagaagctatataaattatttatttatacttgAATGTTAATTAAGTTTTACGTGATAATGTTAGCTACTAGTAGTACCAATTTACGAATGTATCATGGTGTGGCattgttataaaccaaacgggagagtCCAATCCAAAAAATTAGTTTAATAGGTGGAAGAACCTATTTGGCTTATaatccccttagcatttctctaatttttcaatGTGGGACAATTAGCTCATAACAGGGATGCTCCTGGCCTCCGGCACCCCACTCTATGATTTGGTTGCTTAATATGAGATGTTAAAAATCAATTAGGTTGTTTAAGTAGGTGGGTGACAAATCGACCATAAAAATAATCCAGGGCAAAACTAGAACAATAAAAATGGAGCATATGACGATGTCGcatgttttcatatttttgtggcacttccaacaaaggaaagaaatgtaGGTGATGGAGCATTCTGCTTCTTATTTAAAGAGAAGCGGCAGAATCTTTTCTATTGATTATTGTATGACTATTGACATaatatataaaggaaaaaaaattgggaATGGGACAAAGTTGACTCAATAGAGCCTTTGATATATCATATCCAAATCCAATATCAAGAAAACTTACAATTGTCTGTCGATATTAAAACCATAGCAATTCATGAAGGGATAAGACACGATGATTCATGGGCCAGGGGGTATTTTACTATTGtatatcattgttgttgtttgatGTCGAAGAGACTTTGTTTTAATCATTTGTCAATATACAATGTATCATGTTGAAAAGGATAAGATTTATTCCGATGTACGTACTTTCATTTTAGAGTAATGGGGACTTAAAGAGAATTTAAAGAACACCAATCTTTGCTGAACAGGAAGGGCCGTTTATGAGGCAATGAATTATACCTTTGGTATTGCACAAGGGTTACGTTGAACAATAACAAGTGCTAAATTCATACTGCTACATGCACAAACACTATATGCTTGAATTTGTAACATTGCGTCACAATATATGTGGACTTATAATTGTGATTAATTAATGTGGACTTACGTTGAAATTGATTATGAAAATTGTTGTTATTTATGTGGCTTAATACTGAAAACAGAACGGAGGGTTACTTTTAATTATCATAATTCTTCAAAGTTTTGTCAAATAGtaacacacaccaaaaaaaaaaaaaaggcagtcCGTGCACTAAAGTGCCTGCTATGCGCAGGATCGGGAAAGGGTTCGGTCACAAGGGATTATACGCATTTTTATCGGAGGCTGTTTCCAAAGGCTTGAAATCATAATATCTAGATCACATGAAAGCCAACTTTATAATTACTCTAAGTCTCCGGTTAAAATAGTAGCTCAAATTGAATCTTTTAAGCTCTTGAAAAAAATAGAGACTGAGGGTGGTGAAATTCCACCAACTACTGCCGAGCCAATGGAGACAGACAAATCTGAGGCCAAATAATAAAGTGCTTTATGCCATCACTTTTGGCATTTACGTCTTATCGTTTGAAGTTTCCTAGTGAGATAGGCCATCCGCATTGTTGAATGGTCAGTCTaagtgatattattattattcctagtATGGCTCCTTAACATCCTGTTATTTCACAGGATTTTTTTAGAGAGAAGTTTGATTGCTTTcccaaaaaaaatttttttactaaattaatttgcTCACTTAGTACTCATGTTAGTCTCTTTTAGCAAGAATTATATTAATGTATTGGGTATCAGGAACTTTGACATTTGTATTTTTGGTTATTGTATTGGTTTATGATGGAGCTTATGTGTCAACTCAGGAATGTCAGTGTTCAATAGTTCTGTTCTTTATTTGTAATTTGTAATATATATACAGATTGGATTTCACTAACTCAAGCATATCATAGGAAATAGAACATTCAATAAGACAATAAAAGGAGAGATTGGAGGGATCTAAACACTCAGGAAAGGGGGGGTGAGGAGATGTACTTTTGACTAAACAATATGCATAACTAATTTTGCTTCCCCAAGTCTATTTACCAGCATGGGTTTTAAATATAAAGTCTAAGCCCATTCATAACAACATTTACCCCAAAATTTATTATAATGTGTGGAAATATACtagtttgttgttgtatttaaaatttaaaattgtagATAGGTGCCAATAAAATGGTAAAAGAGTGTTGGATATGTAGTGCCAATGCAAAGTTCAAAAGTTGAAGCTTGAAAAAACATCCGACCACAGTGGGAGTCGAACCCACGACCTTTTGATCCGAAGTCAAACGCGCTAATCCACTGCGCTATGCGGTCTTCTTGTTCACTTTAGCCACAACTAAATTATATATAGAACCACTGAGCTATCCGACCACATCTGTCGAAAATTTTCAACTGCTACTGTCGGGAACatgaaattaataattaaaaataattatttaataaataaaaatattctgaTCAAAGTAGTcggaatatttcaaaaaaatatttaataaataaaactttTCCGACTACTATAATcggaatattaataaataattatttaataaaataataatttttcgaCTACTTTAGTCagaatattaattataaattatttaataaataaaaaattttcgaCTATTGTGGTCggaatattaattaaaaattatttaataaataaaacctTTCCGACTAAGGtggtcgaaaatttaataaataattatttaataaattaaaatttttcgaAAAATGTAGtcgaaatatttattaaaaattatttaataaataaattatttccaaTCATTCCTGTTCAActagaatttaaaaattacaaataaaactgaaacttAAAAATTCAACCACTTTgaaacatccaaaacaaatagcACAATCAAACAGTATACTCATTTCAAGACAAGTCTAAACGTcacaatccaaaacaaacaccAATTGTAATAGTTTAAGTCTAAATATCACTATCATAAACAAGAACCAACCACTACAATGTAATCTAATCACTTCATTCACTATCTTCCCCATTCTCAAATACTTGGGGCATATGTTTCTTAACTAACGCCTCAAACTTGGCAAATTTTGCACAGTGTTACGTCAActcttcaatttttgttctcatcGCTTCCGTTTCTTCTGCATTTTGTGAAATATAAGCGGAGTTGGGTAACATTGGGGAAGAACTACTCGAGGATTGGTTAACTCCAATCCCGTAGGTTTTACCCTTCTTTGGACCATCTACCACAGTTGTCCATATTCTAGTCATATCAGCAGGCgatggttggaccatggtaccatcctctgaagCAAGTTGAGTTTAACGTCAATCTTCAATGCTTTTTTTGAAATCcctcctgaaagaaaaataattttcattaagtaaacaagctaagttgaataataagaaaataatatatataaaatttattatcttaCAAATGCATCCTTAGCACGCGGTTTGACCCACTCTGCTTTTGTACCGTCTGATTTTTCTTCATATGTGTCTCTGCGAAGGCCGTAGAAGAGGTACATATACTCCCCCGTTTAAGAATTTCTGTAAAATTTTACCCATATACAATATCAATGCTACTGTAAAAGAAGCCATATATAATTGAGGTATATAATTGAATACTGAAAGCAAATATGAACTTGTTCTTCTGCATCATTCAATAAAGTACTGCTCAAGATTTCTCCATTTTGGAGGTTGACTTGAATGAAGAAAACAAAAACCAACAAAGCAAAGAAAGAAATATTACATCatcaagaaacatacataatgtAATTTCATTTTTTCCAAATCAAGGAATTGAAGCAAACGGAGTTATATCTAGGAGGTATAAAGGTACTGCTATCAATCCAGGTTTGCTAGTTTGCGCGCTTATATGCTACTGAAATTCCTTTTCTCTCATAGATGTTCAACCAAGTTGCTCTTACTGTCATGGTTGCTAATAGACAGCACTAGTTATGACTCGAAGGCCAGAACACAACACAACTTTATAATCATGTTCATGTGTAGCTTTATGGAGTGCAGATCAAATCAACACAACTTCATTTGctaaaataaaatcttattttctaCCTGCAGACAAGTTCAATAGATATTGAGCGTGTTTGTGATCGTGCTGATGAGTGTGTCGTGGAAACTACTGCAGTCAGTGTTGCACCACCAAATGGTGGTCCAGAACAGTTAGCTATATTTGTGGTTCTCAAAGAGGAGGGGATGAATATTTCACCACACACTGAAGAAAAGATTCTAAAAAGTCATTCAAAGCAATCTTAATCCTTTATTCAAGGTTTGCACCTCTTCAAGTTTGTTATATACAAACAATCACTTGTTGTCATCAAGAAAACAGACctgagaaatttctttctttttgtatgATTAATAGGTAAGCGCGGTAAAGATAGTTCCCACGTTCCCTCAAACAGCTTCAAATAAGTTGTTGAGGAGAGTTCTAAGAGAGCAGTGGAAGCAACATCTTCAGATACAGAGTAAACTCTAGCTAACATCTCAACTAATCTTTGGTGAATATGACTAATTAAATGAATGATCACAGCAAGTTTTCGTATCTACTAGTTCAAAGTAATAGTCTAAATGCAGCCTTCTGTGAAAATCGAGCCGGGTGATTGTTAAAATTGAATCTACGGGCATTCTGACCTGAGTCATGCTatcactattatttttagttttcttatgcTCGATGTAATCTATTAATGTGTTTGGACATATGGAGAAGGGCCATTATCTATGAGTGCAGAAAAAGTTAAGATGATAAGTTAGGAAGAATTAATGAGTAAAGTTAACAAAATTGTGGGACCACAGAATTTATGTAGTTCCAAGATGCAATGAATAATTTTACCTAATGTAAGGAATATGAGCTAGCATTTAAGAATCTTGTCTTCATACTTCCTTTTCTGCTTTTCGGTAAAACAAAGATAAAACTATAATGGTGTTAAAGGCTGGGAGGACGAAATCATGATTTATCATGTTCTTTAGTTGGTATCCTAGAAAGTAATTGCTGATCATACAGGTATTGTGCGGATAACACGTAGAATGGCATGTTCCTTGTGTTAGTTCCTGCTTATTCCAATTCCAATGTCATGAGTGCTCTGTCTCTTGTTTTTTCTTTACCCTTTTCAGATTTTCTTAAATCATCAACCACTTTGCAAGCTCTTCACATAATctgattataaatattatatgcatcataggcattttattgatatattgaaaaagaagatctattttcaattttttcaacagACTCTAcataagaaatttgaaaataaaaatgatggaagCAAAAAGTTAATCAGGTGGATAAAAGGAGGTTAGACAAGAATAGTACCAGTCTTCTTTGGTGGGTAGCGAAACTCATCGAACCTCCGGTGTGCAGCGAGCCACCCGTTTCAGAGGCTCGATTTGCCTTTCCCTGTTCCCTCTTCGCGTTATATTCAGGAGTATCCCATAATATCAAGAACTTAGACCACACTTCATCATTCAACCAACTAGGTTTTACCAATTTATTCCGGGCCTCATACAAGTGTTCTTTGATCCGTAGAGCTGCTTTCAACCGAAAAATGCGGTCTACTTCATTATCATGACAATCACTCCATGTACACTTTATTtgcaaaataatttaatataaaataaaaaaatgagtcGATGGATACAATGAAAAAACTATCTCTAGGAAATGAGATTCATAGCTTATAAAATGCTTATACCACAAACTGTTTCCACACAACAATTCTAGTTTTGTATGGAATCTCTAACCAACTATTCCACGGCTCATTGAAAAATGGTTTAATTATTTCTATAACCATATGCGCGTCAGTGTATTGAGGAATGAACCTGCAATAAAATTATGTTAAACCATCATCTTAgcttttaaaaattaaggaaaacttAAGTGTTACTTACCCATCACGATAAGGGATGATTCGTAGCCTCCCAACATTGTCATATTCTAATACACCTTTGAATTGCAAATTCTGAGAAGCAACTGATGTAGCACTAGGTGTTGTGGCACTGTCCATGGATGGCGATGTTGATGTGTTAGGACCTCCAACTCTCAATCCAGAAAGGCTTGGTGCGGATGATGTCAAAGGCACAAATGAAGAGCTACTATGTAGACTATTTTGGGATGAAAAGGTGTGAAACTGGTCAGACAGTGGAGGCATGAAAAAGACATTTGGTAGTAAAATAGTGCATGTAAGAAGGGGAGGAATATTTGTAGTAGTTGGTTGAAGAGTTGTGGTAACAGGTGGTGGTGGAGGCAGTGGTGGTGGTACGGTATATTGACCTGTAGCAACATTATCAATTCCTTTCTTACTCTTATTACGTCGTCCATTAACATTCCCTTTTGATGCCATTGATTTTCTTTACTAGCcacctgaaaaaaaaaaaaaaaaaaaggaacaaccAGTTTattataataacaaaagaagCTCCTTGTTGAAAATCAGTGACATCATTAATGGAAAGGGAGAAAATCAGTGACTCAATAGTAGCTACAGCCAAAGATTATAGCTAAGAAAATAGTGGCCAGGAGCATTGTCATATGAACCTGATCGATCTGATAAAAATCATTTTTTGGAGAACCAATCAATCCAACCTTAGCACTGACCAAACTTACTGCAGTATCCCTGACCAGtcaatatgtataaataattcATCCAAAACCCAGTAAGTTCTCttttctagaatatagaacccatATACTCAAATTTTTGGATCCACTTTTGAACATGTCACCACCACCTTATAACACATAAGACCGATAACGGAGCCAGTTTAAGGGGAAAGAAGAAATAGAGGGGAAAAAGAACATTGGAGCAGATGTGCAGCTAGTATATAATTTAATCAAACGCTACACTTGTATTCATAATGTATAATCTACAGTGACAGCAGTTAGCTGAAGCACCAGTTAACCAACAAATGAACCtatatatcagacatcacatttACTTTCTAAGTCGAGTCAACGGCTGGGTTTTAGATAAAAACGATCACTTTGGGCCAGTTCTAGATTTTTTGTAACATAGTTATGCAAATGACAACAAGCACCACATCTTTATCTGTAGTAAAAAAATAGAGTTTACCTTACTTTCTTACGATAGCAAAAAGGGTCTTGCTGCAGTGGAGCCTTATTGAATCCAAGTGAAGTAAAACTAGCCCCAGTTGGTCTTCTTTATCTGGTATGCAAATTATAATCAAGCTCCAATGAAGACTACAAAGGATAAGAAGCAACACAAGTACATCAATATTACAAAACAAAGGCCTGCACCTCAAAACTGTTATACCTCATCAAAAGTTGTAGGAGAAACCTGTTTATGGAAATAGCACATCAAAACAAAGGCCTGCACCAGAAGCTACAGATATAGGGAAATCACAGGTAGAAAGGAGGATACATGGCAGTAGGTTATAACTAAATCGGCAGCTAAAAGCTTAGATGTACAACAAAAGTAACTAATGGTTTTGAATATTTGGTTGATGATGATCAAGATATACCAGGCCAGGAAACTAGTCTATAGGTGCTGATGAAGGGCATTGAAGAAAATGCTAGTAGTTTGATTAAATGAATTTGATCACTTGAAATACAAAGAGGAATAAATAAACTTCACAAGTAGAGGGAGTTTCGATTATTGGGGAAGGACAATAAAGTTAGTATTATTGCAGGTATAAAGCATAAAGTCAAAGTAAATGTAGCTAATAAAGTAGTTCAGAAAATAGCACATATATTCAAGTAAAATAACAACAAGCAACAGCTAAAATACAATTCAAGACCTACTACACACTACTATTAATAACAACTCAATCCTCATCGCTTGTttcatagtcattcatcaatttttcctcatcacttgtttcattttcatcaagtaactcttcctcgcttatttcattttcatcaattgGATCTTCCTCGTCATTTGCCCCGGATGTTCCTTCTCCATAATCATTAACAATCAATCTAAGTTTAGAAGGATCAAACTCTTCGTATAGGCCTTCGCTATGTTGTAACTCACCTGCTAATTCATCATCTACCCTTTCttcaacacttgaaatatcattcTGATACGCTACATCCAATGTATCCTCTACTTCAACTCTACCCACGGGCTTTGTTTTTATAACTACCCGCCATGCAGATTTATTCTTACACAAAGGATAAGGAGCGTAATACACTTGTTTCACGTTTTATGCAATGACAAATGGATCATAGAGTCCATACTCTCGTGTACGCTTAGTTTCGACTATCTTGTACTGAGGGTGGACTCTTGTACCTAACCTAGGTGTAGGATCATACCACTTATACCGAAAGAGAACCAATTTTTTTTTGCCAACCAATATGATAATCGAGTTCTAAAATCTCGTGAAGcacaccataataatcaacacTGCCATCACCTTTCACCCAAACCCCACTGTTGTTAGTTTTCTTGCCCTTAGAGAATTCTTTTGTATGAAATCTGTACCCATTGACAGAGTACTTAGAAAACTTTTTGACTTGAGCATTAGGTCCCCAAGCTATATCACGTAAAAATTGGCCATTTGGGTTATAATTAAGTGGATTGTGAACCTataaaaagttgaagaaaagttaaaatttaaatatacatatcACTGAACAAAAGTGTAAATGgtgttaaatatttaagttacacttacatattctctaaaccacactGAAAACATAGCATAAACAGCATCATCCCCGTGTAAAGCCACGAAGTAGCTGTACGACAAAGTTATGACTTTCATTAGTTAAAGTTTAGATAGACCTTGAATGATTGttcttaatataaatatactcacttATAAAAAGGCAGTACCTCGGGACAATTAATAATACATGTGTTTTAGCTGACTTAAACTCCACTTCATTCAAATATCGAAGTGGACCAACTTTCGGACTTCTTCTACCTGGctgattgaatattgaaaatggtAGTGCTGAAAGATCTGTATTGTCTCCATCATCATGCCTATTAGGTCGGTTTCTCAGACATGGTATATCAtgtttaaaataatatgaaaaaaataagaggtCTCTTTAGCCAAATAAGTCTCACATATTGATCCCTCAATTCGAGATCTGTTTTTTATGGTCCGCTTACATTTGTCAATAGTCCTGCATAgtatgatcttttagatgaaataatgttcaattaTAACACATGGAAGTAAAAGTTAAAAGTCAATACCTTTTAAAGGAATACATCCTTCTACACTGAACAAGCCCTCCAAGTCGTGCCTCACGCACAAGGTGAATTGGAAGATGCTCCATAACATCAAAAAAACAAGGAGGAAAAATTTTTTCCAACTTGTTTAAGGTTAAGCGAATGTTGATATCTATCAAAGATAAATTCTCCTCCTTTAATGTATTAgaacataaatctttgaaaaattcTATTATGGACTTCCATATTCTATCGGGCAATGCACTGAATGCAATTAGCATCAGTGACTCCATACAAAATATGGCAGTCATGGCTCTTCATAGAGGTCAACTTCCCTTCCTTCATGTCAACGCACCTGGATAAATTTGACGCATATCCATCTGGCATTCTCAAATTCTTAACCCAATCACAAATCACTCTTCTATCATCTAAAGTGAATGTGTAACTGGTCTTGGGCTTCTGAATCTTATTCTTTAAGTATGTCAGGTATAACTCACTGCGCCGACAATACTCCTTTAAGTCCATCCTGGCCTTCaagttatcttttattttgttacttACATCCATCACAGTATTAAACAAGTTGTCAAAGAAGTTTTTCCCAATATGCATGGCATCAAGATTATGAGGCAGAGAATTGTCCTTCCAGTAATCTAACTCCCAGAATATGTTTCATTTCGTCTAGTTATGTGTAACACCATAACCAGGTATCCTGGATGGTGGAAACTCTGTTACCTTGGGCAGATTCCTCACTCTATTCCAAATTTCTTCTCTCGACAAGATTGGCGGTGGCTCCTCAAAATCAGACTTATTCTTCATAAAGTCACTAGTATTCCTCCTAAACTCATGTTGCATTGGCAAAAATCGACGGTGACAGTCAAACCATGAGTTTTTTCCCATgtttctgtaacaccccgtacttaattacgtgcattagccattgttatatgtgttggagtatatgtattgatcctaagttaggtatatatgagtttaagtatgagtattgattattttgagatggtttcaagtgtatagtttgattatatgtgtataggaatcgaccttatttataccggaattttcccgtcgatggttccatacgaaggttattgaataagctttccaacgatataaagatttccaaaaacggataagtttcggatataatcgagcacgttcgaaactataaaacggcggccgggatgttgtgaacagtaaatgtgcaggaaaatttcctgcacacaaactactgaggcctgccagttttttgggtcaactttgaacgatcataactccctcaatataatgaactgggagagctaccacatatcaaaagaaagatctttgagtcttatttccaattcaattggtttcatccaaatccaacatctaagtaaggatttatactcgttttacttcagcctctcaaaacagatttttagggtcaacttcaaacgatcataactccttgtacaggacgaactgggtggcctactttatattaaatgaaagccctttgaattatctttctaacgataccaatttcacccaaatccgatatcggagcaaagagttatggccgatttactttagcctatcaaaacagtccaccatggacagattcggatttacttaaatttttaagggcaatatggtcattttccatcacctcatggacgaaaattggtcattatatacatataattagtctcatatccatcaattatcatcaaattattgaaaataagaaaccctagcctaatttcaactccaaatatcttgtgattcaaccgtagaaaatccaaattgattctgtagttgtgttcaccatctcaagggcttcgagaagcaccccttatttgtgccaacaggacttcgaaatcaaaagggccattttatggtaaggatgtaaattatgttggtgttatttatatggatatgtatatatatatgcatgtgagcataagaagtatgttatttgattgttgttgaaagatgattgggaaatgatgttggattatgttgaatggtgaaggaatttggtgtgatgatgtggtattgaaatgatgattatatatatatatacacataaacctattgttcaagttgatttttggaatgttttgcaaatattggtagtatggaattatggaagagaattgtggtgttgggttactaatactagatgccaaacatttcattgtagataagtgatttgtaaaggcgggaagttgtgttgaattggtatccgaatctacaaccaggtatgtaaagcatactctaacaatgttctttggcatgacaacaccaatgttccatcaagtaagattccgaggttgtcctaaaacatgtattgttctacgttaccaacgaagttgtttccatcctataaagtgtcaagatgttcattgatataccaaaaggctcttatttcattgttgtgatattgatgattctgaaacacattgttgatgtaccaatgagtgtttattacatcgttattgtatagaaggtctattacttggttcctattgatgtatcattgtttcaaagtataaaaaatgtggtggcgaccgaaataacaatctcaaagattaattgaactaagtgatgggagttctctcttatcgggtggtatcccaagggcataagcctagcatgggtcgatccctatttatg
The Capsicum annuum cultivar UCD-10X-F1 chromosome 6, UCD10Xv1.1, whole genome shotgun sequence DNA segment above includes these coding regions:
- the LOC107876151 gene encoding uncharacterized protein LOC107876151 — its product is MASKGNVNGRRNKSKKGIDNVATGQYTVPPPLPPPPPVTTTLQPTTTNIPPLLTCTILLPNVFFMPPLSDQFHTFSSQNSLHSSSSFVPLTSSAPSLSGLRVGGPNTSTSPSMDSATTPSATSVASQNLQFKGVLEYDNVGRLRIIPYRDGFIPQYTDAHMVIEIIKPFFNEPWNSWLEIPYKTRIVVWKQFVCTWSDCHDNEVDRIFRLKAALRIKEHLYEARNKLVKPSWLNDEVWSKFLILWDTPEYNAKREQGKANRASETGGSLHTGGSMSFATHQRRLKFLNGGVYVPLLRPSQRHI